A genome region from Cyanobacteriota bacterium includes the following:
- the secG gene encoding preprotein translocase subunit SecG, producing MSTIIFAIQILSGLFTVFFVLIKDPKSEGLGAIGSTASSFKGVKTSADEQLDNMTWIFVAVFLFSSALLGFKLV from the coding sequence ATGTCAACAATCATTTTTGCAATACAAATTCTTTCAGGTCTATTTACAGTATTTTTTGTACTGATTAAAGACCCTAAATCTGAAGGTCTTGGCGCAATTGGTTCAACAGCTAGTAGCTTCAAAGGTGTCAAAACTAGTGCTGATGAGCAGCTCGACAATATGACTTGGATTTTTGTTGCAGTATTTTTATTTAGTTCAGCACTTTTAGGTTTTAAACTAGTAT